A single genomic interval of Trichocoleus sp. harbors:
- a CDS encoding TIGR02588 family protein, which translates to MKRNTDYQTRSRRRFSAEQITFTISCIIVSLLIGLVLLVWATEGDDPPLISVSSSMSEIREAPGQFYVPFSVKNTGGGTAEAVHVIGELRVNGQVAESGEQEIDFLSSGEVAEGAFIFSRDPQTNQLTIRVSSYKLP; encoded by the coding sequence ATGAAACGAAACACTGACTATCAAACTCGATCGCGGCGACGCTTCTCCGCAGAGCAAATTACTTTCACCATTTCCTGCATCATTGTCAGTCTATTGATTGGCTTAGTGCTGCTGGTTTGGGCAACCGAAGGGGATGATCCGCCTTTGATTTCAGTCAGTAGCTCAATGAGCGAAATTCGAGAAGCGCCAGGACAGTTTTACGTGCCGTTTAGCGTTAAAAATACGGGTGGAGGAACCGCAGAAGCCGTTCATGTGATCGGAGAACTGCGCGTCAATGGACAGGTTGCTGAATCGGGTGAACAGGAAATTGACTTTCTCTCCAGCGGGGAAGTTGCAGAGGGAGCCTTCATCTTTAGCCGCGATCCTCAAACCAATCAACTGACCATTAGAGTCTCTAGCTACAAACTGCCTTAA
- a CDS encoding chemotaxis protein CheW: protein MELPIEQTASSLNTLILEPLPPENRQRFLRFTLGEDVGLLPLEQITEVFSLETANILPVPEMPACILGICGWRGEMLWLLDFNDFVGYPSPFQQEVIPASLMIIVIQSNQQSIGIGVQQVNDIESHDPQQLQPVAPGLFPPALLPFVLGTLPGCCDVVLNIQEISQSPLWKKHQEESV, encoded by the coding sequence GTGGAGCTACCGATAGAACAGACCGCCAGTAGTTTAAATACGCTGATCTTAGAGCCGCTGCCACCAGAGAACCGTCAACGATTCCTCCGCTTTACATTAGGCGAGGATGTTGGGCTGCTGCCACTGGAGCAAATTACAGAAGTATTCAGCCTCGAAACCGCAAACATTTTACCGGTTCCAGAAATGCCTGCCTGTATTTTGGGAATCTGTGGATGGCGTGGCGAAATGCTTTGGCTTTTGGATTTTAATGACTTCGTGGGATATCCTTCTCCGTTTCAGCAGGAGGTTATCCCCGCTTCACTAATGATTATTGTTATTCAATCCAATCAGCAGTCGATCGGGATTGGAGTGCAGCAAGTAAACGATATCGAGTCTCATGATCCTCAGCAGCTACAGCCAGTGGCTCCTGGGCTGTTTCCCCCAGCGTTGCTTCCATTTGTCCTGGGAACGTTACCAGGCTGTTGCGATGTAGTCCTCAATATTCAAGAAATTAGTCAATCTCCCCTATGGAAAAAACACCAGGAAGAAAGCGTCTGA
- a CDS encoding L,D-transpeptidase family protein, with translation MLNQLSQSSNQQATVAQQRQKFYQHRGTIAAAGLLVSSTVGIILALWQQADLRHQAKTADAMLAQNPFESLILAIQATGQNRLGQFGQLQPEVESSLLKAVQTVKEQNRFNFENRVDTVAFSPDGQTIAAAGEGSVVRLWNIQGSSQPNLESHRRSIRAITFSSDGRTLVGTPQINSGELMQMWDLPSRALYQTPPEAQVLSTAFSPDRQYGVSGTIDGRVFLWNRQGHSIAQLAPIQNAKVTAVVWNGNTIASGSADGTISLWNLKGEALGRLQVGASVVSMNLSQDSQRLIAQTTQGQQAFLWNVAVGQWQPISISEAGNTSAADLSSDDATIARGYPNGKVQLLSLLQPNQPFSRPFLGHQGTVTAVQFSPDGSKLLSGGQDGTVRLWDLQDGTLADRSQIPAWENPTPTSIALSTNGQRLILRNPDGSIRLSDKQGKVIRQFNNPTPDPIHKTAVSGDGKSIALYSDSGKTADRQTTGQIVLLDTDTKAIRLRKTLSEPITAIALSQNGKQMVTVNRSGSVSLWDAQGNAIGQSPDTFAEVSQVAFSPKQTTVAIGSQQGTVRFWNWQTDQVSAPIKVQSGSITSIAFRPDGKTIVSGSANGALQLSSIEGKLIGYPLLGHQAAVRSVAFSADGKQVISLSQDGEIRIWQANWEAWLTTACRRLQDHILLQNPTTAEAQTAKLICQTQVWGLTNANKLLTLRAMSPYLSSLNWRSSILSQETRLIVKRGERRVYVYHGSSLQATYPIAVGQPGWETPIGKFHVTQMLRDPAWTHPMTREVFPAGQGNPLGDRWIAFWTDGNLSVGFHGTPDRASVGQPASHGCLRMFNEDVRSLYDIVQLGAVVTVEP, from the coding sequence ATGCTTAACCAACTTTCTCAGTCTAGTAATCAGCAAGCGACTGTTGCTCAGCAGCGTCAAAAGTTCTATCAGCATCGAGGCACAATTGCCGCAGCAGGTCTCCTGGTCAGCAGTACCGTTGGCATCATTCTGGCTCTGTGGCAGCAAGCCGATTTGCGGCATCAAGCCAAAACAGCAGATGCGATGTTAGCGCAAAATCCATTTGAAAGTTTGATATTGGCAATTCAAGCAACGGGACAAAATCGTTTAGGGCAATTTGGACAATTGCAACCAGAAGTTGAATCAAGTTTGTTGAAAGCGGTACAAACTGTAAAAGAACAAAATCGATTTAATTTTGAGAATCGAGTTGATACAGTTGCATTTAGCCCAGATGGACAAACGATCGCAGCAGCAGGAGAAGGTAGCGTTGTTCGTTTGTGGAACATTCAGGGAAGCTCACAGCCAAACCTTGAGAGCCATCGTCGATCGATTCGGGCAATTACCTTTAGTTCAGATGGCAGAACGTTAGTCGGAACGCCACAAATCAACAGCGGAGAACTGATGCAGATGTGGGATCTGCCGAGCCGCGCTTTATACCAGACCCCACCCGAAGCACAAGTTTTATCAACAGCCTTCAGCCCCGATCGTCAGTATGGAGTCAGCGGCACCATCGACGGCAGAGTATTTTTATGGAATCGGCAGGGTCATTCGATCGCTCAGCTCGCTCCGATTCAAAATGCAAAAGTGACAGCAGTTGTCTGGAATGGCAACACGATCGCCAGCGGCAGCGCAGACGGCACCATTAGCCTGTGGAACTTAAAAGGGGAAGCACTCGGACGATTACAAGTTGGAGCAAGCGTTGTTTCAATGAACTTGAGCCAAGACAGCCAACGGCTCATTGCCCAGACCACTCAAGGACAGCAGGCTTTTTTATGGAATGTTGCAGTTGGGCAGTGGCAACCCATTTCTATCAGTGAAGCAGGTAACACCAGTGCCGCAGACCTCAGCTCCGATGATGCCACGATCGCCAGAGGCTATCCCAACGGCAAGGTACAGCTATTATCCCTATTGCAGCCCAATCAACCCTTCAGTCGTCCTTTCCTGGGACATCAGGGAACTGTTACGGCAGTTCAGTTTAGTCCAGATGGCAGCAAACTGTTGAGCGGGGGACAAGATGGCACCGTTCGTTTATGGGATCTGCAAGACGGGACGTTAGCCGATCGATCTCAGATTCCTGCCTGGGAAAACCCAACCCCGACCTCGATCGCCCTCAGCACCAACGGACAGCGACTCATTCTGAGAAACCCGGATGGGTCAATTCGTCTCAGCGATAAGCAAGGAAAGGTCATCCGGCAATTCAACAATCCCACACCAGATCCAATTCACAAAACAGCAGTCAGCGGTGATGGCAAAAGCATTGCTCTCTATTCTGATTCTGGCAAGACAGCAGATCGGCAAACAACAGGACAAATTGTCCTTCTAGATACAGACACAAAAGCAATTCGTCTAAGGAAAACGCTAAGTGAACCGATAACAGCCATTGCCCTCAGCCAGAATGGCAAACAAATGGTCACTGTGAATCGATCGGGTTCTGTCTCTCTCTGGGATGCCCAAGGAAACGCGATCGGGCAGTCTCCTGATACCTTTGCTGAAGTGAGCCAGGTTGCATTCAGCCCCAAACAAACCACTGTGGCAATTGGTTCACAGCAGGGAACCGTTCGCTTCTGGAATTGGCAAACGGATCAAGTGAGTGCTCCGATTAAGGTACAGTCAGGCAGCATCACCTCGATCGCCTTCCGCCCCGATGGAAAAACAATCGTCAGCGGTAGCGCCAACGGAGCCTTACAGCTATCAAGCATTGAGGGCAAGCTCATTGGATATCCGCTTCTGGGACATCAAGCAGCAGTGCGATCGGTTGCCTTTAGCGCTGATGGCAAACAAGTGATCAGCCTCAGTCAGGATGGTGAAATTCGGATCTGGCAGGCAAATTGGGAAGCCTGGTTAACCACCGCTTGTCGTCGCTTGCAAGATCACATCCTGTTGCAAAACCCAACTACGGCTGAAGCGCAAACTGCCAAACTGATTTGTCAGACGCAGGTATGGGGGTTGACAAATGCAAACAAGTTACTCACCCTGAGAGCAATGTCACCTTATCTGTCATCTCTCAACTGGCGATCGTCTATTCTGTCTCAGGAAACTCGGCTGATTGTCAAGCGAGGGGAACGGCGGGTCTATGTGTATCACGGCAGCAGTCTTCAAGCAACTTACCCGATCGCAGTCGGACAACCAGGTTGGGAAACCCCAATTGGCAAATTTCACGTCACCCAAATGCTGCGCGATCCTGCCTGGACACACCCCATGACGCGAGAAGTCTTTCCCGCAGGGCAAGGAAACCCACTGGGCGATCGATGGATTGCATTCTGGACAGATGGCAATCTTTCTGTGGGATTTCATGGCACACCCGATCGAGCTTCAGTCGGACAACCTGCTTCTCATGGATGTTTGCGAATGTTCAATGAGGATGTGCGTTCTTTGTACGATATCGTACAATTAGGGGCAGTTGTTACGGTCGAACCTTAA
- a CDS encoding response regulator has protein sequence MTTVLLVEDCLTDAELLTHYLRQAGLAVVGVTNCEEARTKLQRHKPDLVLLDVILPGKSGFELCHELKTNHLTEQIPVIICSTKGTDVDRLWGAMLGADAYLAKPIDQNDLVTTVMRLIAA, from the coding sequence ATGACTACAGTCCTTCTCGTTGAAGATTGCCTGACAGATGCCGAACTTTTGACCCACTATCTTAGACAAGCAGGTCTTGCTGTGGTTGGAGTCACAAATTGCGAGGAGGCTCGAACTAAACTGCAACGACACAAGCCTGACTTAGTACTACTAGATGTGATTTTGCCAGGAAAAAGCGGTTTTGAACTCTGCCATGAGCTTAAAACAAATCACCTCACTGAACAAATTCCAGTCATTATCTGCTCAACCAAAGGAACAGATGTGGATAGGCTCTGGGGAGCCATGCTGGGAGCAGATGCATACCTGGCAAAACCGATCGATCAGAATGACTTGGTGACTACAGTAATGCGACTTATTGCAGCTTAA
- a CDS encoding TIGR02587 family membrane protein, with protein MRRRTLPRSAEWQQELEDIIRGISGGFLFGIPLMYTMEVWWIGSYATPLAMLLVLLSTFFVVFLLNRTDGFRQVYPDRPMQALMDSVEALAIGAVCVTGMLILLQEIRWGIPLNEALGKIVFEGVPFSIGVALARSLLNGERNQAQDENSSQPQQQGRYSATLADVGATLVGSIIIAFSIAPTDEVPMLAAATSPPWLLAMLIISLVLSYLIVFAAGFTTQQRRLQQQGLFQRPITETVLSYLLSLGAAVLMLWFFQRLDFQDPWISWLEQSMLLGLPATIGGAAGRLTV; from the coding sequence ATGAGACGCAGAACGTTGCCCAGGTCAGCAGAATGGCAACAGGAGCTTGAAGACATCATTCGTGGCATCTCAGGGGGATTTCTGTTTGGCATTCCGCTGATGTACACCATGGAAGTCTGGTGGATTGGCTCTTATGCAACACCATTGGCAATGCTACTGGTACTGCTGTCAACGTTCTTCGTCGTCTTTCTGCTGAATCGAACGGATGGATTTCGGCAGGTTTATCCCGATCGCCCGATGCAGGCATTAATGGATAGCGTCGAGGCATTGGCGATCGGGGCAGTTTGCGTGACAGGAATGCTAATCCTGCTGCAAGAAATTCGCTGGGGCATTCCACTGAATGAAGCATTAGGCAAAATTGTGTTTGAGGGTGTGCCTTTTTCAATTGGGGTAGCCTTGGCTCGATCGTTGCTCAATGGCGAGCGAAATCAAGCGCAGGATGAGAACAGCAGCCAACCTCAGCAACAGGGCAGGTATAGTGCAACACTTGCGGATGTTGGGGCAACACTCGTTGGCAGTATCATCATTGCCTTTAGTATTGCGCCAACAGATGAGGTGCCAATGCTCGCTGCGGCAACATCTCCGCCTTGGCTACTTGCCATGCTTATTATCTCGCTGGTTCTGTCTTATTTAATTGTGTTTGCCGCAGGATTCACGACACAGCAGCGCAGATTACAGCAGCAAGGATTATTCCAGCGTCCGATTACTGAAACGGTGCTTTCGTACTTGCTCTCACTAGGGGCAGCCGTACTGATGCTGTGGTTTTTCCAGCGTCTTGACTTTCAAGACCCCTGGATCTCCTGGCTTGAACAATCCATGTTGCTCGGTCTTCCAGCAACGATCGGCGGTGCAGCAGGACGGCTTACCGTATGA
- a CDS encoding response regulator, which yields MLAFSSSESIETPIETFQVRTFDDIESNIQKCIQSYFTGRLDLEDQATTTIYWSLFFRLGRLMGGTSPVHPIRRWWQQLSKHCPQLSTDTQAGKLELSQAWNQDALAELVKQRKISYQQMVAVIEGNLAGLVFDIIQQGRQKRYTDETRLAARPLPAEFCTSSPILIQTPHVLQKAKSTWDAWQKAGLAHHSPNEAPVIWDAEALRQQTSLLAYHHLTKLANGEHSLRDIAVKLKQPLVPLAQSIQPYLEAGIMGMVAIKDLSSPQAPSTSSSQLSPTAPSSTARSSPLVAYIEDSRFDSLAMSQILTSAGYRFINVRDPVQALHILLEQKPDLIFLDLLMPVTNGYEVCTQIRRISAFKDIPVIIVTSRDGVVDRVRSKLIGASGFIAKPIVAETVLSTLEHYLPISQ from the coding sequence ATGCTTGCCTTTTCGTCCTCTGAATCGATCGAAACGCCGATCGAAACCTTTCAGGTTAGAACTTTTGACGATATAGAGAGCAACATCCAAAAATGTATCCAGTCCTACTTTACAGGACGGCTAGATTTAGAGGATCAAGCAACGACAACAATATATTGGAGTCTATTCTTTCGGTTAGGTCGGTTAATGGGTGGAACAAGTCCGGTGCATCCCATCCGTCGTTGGTGGCAACAGTTGTCTAAGCATTGTCCTCAGCTCAGCACTGACACTCAAGCCGGAAAATTGGAACTGTCTCAAGCTTGGAACCAAGATGCATTGGCAGAACTGGTTAAACAGCGAAAGATCAGCTACCAACAAATGGTTGCAGTGATTGAAGGAAATCTGGCAGGGCTTGTATTTGACATTATTCAACAGGGAAGACAGAAGCGATATACCGATGAAACAAGGCTTGCCGCCAGACCGCTTCCCGCGGAATTTTGCACTTCCAGTCCGATCCTGATTCAAACCCCTCACGTTTTACAGAAGGCAAAGTCTACATGGGACGCATGGCAAAAAGCAGGGTTAGCTCACCATTCTCCGAATGAAGCTCCCGTAATTTGGGATGCAGAGGCGCTGCGACAACAAACTTCCTTACTGGCTTATCACCATCTCACAAAACTGGCGAATGGAGAACATAGCCTGAGAGATATTGCAGTCAAACTCAAGCAGCCTCTGGTGCCGCTGGCTCAATCGATTCAGCCCTATCTAGAAGCTGGAATCATGGGCATGGTGGCGATCAAAGACCTCAGCAGCCCACAAGCACCCAGCACCTCATCTTCTCAGCTCAGCCCAACAGCACCTTCTTCAACTGCGCGATCGAGTCCGTTGGTTGCCTATATCGAAGACAGCCGCTTTGACAGCCTCGCCATGAGCCAGATTTTGACCTCAGCTGGCTATCGTTTTATCAACGTGCGAGATCCGGTACAGGCACTCCACATCTTGCTAGAGCAAAAGCCAGACTTGATCTTCTTAGATCTGCTGATGCCCGTAACCAACGGATATGAAGTTTGTACTCAAATCCGCCGGATCTCAGCGTTCAAGGATATCCCGGTCATTATTGTGACAAGCAGAGATGGTGTGGTCGATCGCGTTCGATCTAAGCTCATCGGAGCCTCAGGCTTTATTGCAAAGCCGATCGTGGCGGAAACTGTTTTGTCAACGCTCGAACATTATTTACCAATTTCTCAGTAA
- a CDS encoding GAF domain-containing protein codes for MEKTPGRKRLKFFGLNAPSTSPLQPELPASTSAPTPEISANDRNRTMEDETLSATGSFKQGKNYPDRNQTESNAKLQSPYNSDLRNNSDLKNNSDLRNNNPLLSLRSNSLNGNSQGSAPLNWIFSLASQMQQAETLETLLQTVIAEVQEQLRVDRTLVYRLQTERQGIVVAESLGTGYTPSLGESLPTLSFGADNLEAYHQQPFVALNSTTQQTLAPYQLQLLERFQVQASLSLPIWLEGQFWGLLVVQQCSAPRQWQEAEILLLRHVVTEMQLQMQPLEFRSQRQQKARMESVLAQILEATTPSSDPTTALANLCDQLRQFYKADRVAFYRFYPDWTGQFVAESVGAGWLSLVEAQVQDNSLTSAKIVSYDRCTTMRTGTRIAIDDKDKILQDTQGGSYRKRQKVKRINDIYQAGFSDCYIETLEKYQAKAYLIAPVFEKDDLWGLLAVYECSGSRNWQDSDVTLLSLLSERLSTVLRQLDFVAKLQDKSTQLEKQSQQLARSVEQGAAYSQLIYKLGTEIIQENFSLDHLLQFVVRQVRRQLNSDRLVLYRFNPDWSGEFMVEAISSNARSILGTQLQEDPLKAAQGGRYRQHNTLSVNDITKGDQSDFPVELLQDWGTQAYLAAPIFKEEQLWGLIIAFQNDAPRHWEEIDVNLLAQVGVQVGLALQQAEYLKQLREQSQQMSQSAKQGRYVASIVDRIRQSLDLQQVFRTTAREIRNFLDVDRVAIFKFEVNTRYTDGQTIAEDVRPGYTSALAVKVTDHCFSEGFAEQYQKGRVWAVADIYNAKLQTCYIEVLAQFQVRANLIIPLLRGEELWGLFCIHQCSGPRQWQDSEIEFAKQIAAQLNVAIQQGEYLEQLQQQSQKLEKTAERERLVTKIVERMRQSLDLQRTFKTTAREIRNFLSVDRVAVFKFDSGSDYNQGETVAEDVRPGYSSAIGVRIDDHCFGERYAELYRNGRIWAVTDIYQSNLQTCYIEILEQFQVRANLIIPLFKGEDLWGLFCIHQCSDAREWQEAEIEFAKQIAAQLNVAIQQGEFVERLQQQSRQLTEAAQREKSAKELLQQEVIQLLSAVRPALDGDLTVRAPITEDEVGTIAAAYNNTLGSLRQIVVQMQTASNQVAQTSQSSESAIASLTAQAHTQFHALNQALERVQYMANATQAVETNAQQVEAAVQQANQIVLAGDAAMDRTVEEMEGIRETVAETNQRLQRLSESSQKISRVVSLISNFTTQTHLLALNAAIEATRAGEYGRGFAVVADEVRSLARQSARAATEIEQLVQEIQAGTAEVSVAIETGIERVVSGTDVVNEARENLNAIMNATSQISQLVAGITQATQEQTQQCQSVTKTVTEVATIANKTSEDSVAISESFQQLLTMAQNLQAKSEQFKVD; via the coding sequence ATGGAAAAAACACCAGGAAGAAAGCGTCTGAAGTTTTTTGGCTTAAATGCCCCATCCACTTCACCGCTTCAGCCAGAGCTTCCAGCATCAACTTCAGCACCGACTCCAGAAATTTCAGCCAACGATCGCAACCGCACCATGGAGGATGAAACTTTGTCTGCAACAGGATCATTCAAGCAGGGGAAAAACTATCCAGACCGCAACCAAACTGAATCAAACGCTAAACTGCAATCGCCATACAATTCAGATTTGAGAAACAACTCAGACTTAAAAAACAACTCAGACTTAAGAAACAATAATCCATTACTTTCCCTCCGCAGCAACAGTTTGAATGGAAATAGCCAGGGAAGTGCGCCTTTAAACTGGATCTTCTCGCTCGCCAGCCAAATGCAGCAAGCCGAAACTTTGGAAACGCTGCTACAAACTGTCATCGCAGAAGTTCAGGAACAGCTACGGGTCGATCGCACCTTGGTCTACCGTTTACAAACGGAGCGGCAGGGAATTGTGGTGGCAGAATCTTTGGGCACTGGCTACACGCCCAGTTTAGGAGAGTCGCTGCCAACGCTCTCTTTTGGGGCGGATAATCTGGAAGCCTATCACCAACAACCTTTCGTTGCCCTCAATAGCACCACCCAACAAACGCTTGCTCCCTATCAGCTACAGCTTTTAGAACGATTTCAGGTACAGGCAAGCCTGAGTCTACCTATCTGGCTGGAAGGACAATTCTGGGGGTTACTGGTGGTGCAGCAATGTAGCGCGCCTCGTCAGTGGCAAGAGGCAGAAATTCTGCTGCTGCGTCATGTCGTCACTGAAATGCAATTGCAAATGCAGCCGTTGGAATTTCGGAGCCAGCGCCAGCAAAAAGCCAGAATGGAAAGCGTTTTGGCACAAATTCTAGAAGCCACGACCCCGTCTTCTGATCCAACAACTGCCCTGGCAAACCTCTGCGACCAGCTGCGGCAGTTCTACAAAGCCGATCGCGTCGCGTTCTACCGCTTTTATCCAGATTGGACAGGTCAATTTGTTGCAGAATCAGTGGGTGCTGGATGGCTCTCGCTGGTTGAGGCACAAGTTCAAGACAACAGCCTCACTTCTGCCAAAATCGTTTCCTACGATCGCTGCACAACAATGCGAACGGGAACAAGAATTGCTATTGATGATAAAGACAAAATCTTACAGGATACGCAAGGCGGCAGCTATCGCAAGCGGCAAAAAGTCAAACGGATCAACGATATTTATCAGGCTGGTTTCTCTGATTGCTACATTGAAACCCTCGAAAAATATCAGGCAAAAGCTTATTTGATTGCTCCTGTCTTTGAGAAAGATGATCTCTGGGGATTACTTGCTGTTTATGAATGTTCGGGTTCGCGGAACTGGCAGGATTCTGATGTCACGCTGCTTTCCCTCCTGAGTGAGCGGCTGAGTACGGTGCTGCGGCAACTCGATTTTGTAGCAAAACTGCAAGATAAATCTACTCAGCTAGAAAAGCAATCACAGCAGCTCGCGCGATCGGTTGAACAAGGAGCCGCCTATAGCCAGCTAATCTACAAACTTGGGACAGAAATCATTCAGGAAAACTTTTCCCTTGATCACCTGCTGCAATTTGTTGTGAGACAAGTCCGCAGACAGTTAAACAGCGATCGACTGGTTTTGTATCGCTTTAACCCCGACTGGAGCGGCGAGTTTATGGTTGAAGCCATTAGCAGCAATGCTCGATCGATTTTGGGCACGCAACTCCAGGAAGACCCTTTGAAGGCGGCTCAAGGGGGACGCTATCGCCAGCACAACACATTGAGCGTTAATGATATTACCAAGGGCGATCAGTCTGATTTTCCAGTCGAGCTGCTGCAAGATTGGGGCACTCAGGCATATTTAGCTGCTCCTATCTTTAAAGAAGAACAGCTATGGGGATTAATTATTGCGTTTCAAAATGATGCTCCACGTCACTGGGAAGAAATTGATGTAAACCTGCTGGCTCAAGTGGGAGTGCAAGTAGGTCTGGCATTACAGCAAGCTGAGTATTTAAAGCAGTTGCGAGAACAATCGCAGCAGATGAGCCAATCGGCAAAACAAGGACGCTATGTGGCTTCCATTGTCGATCGCATTCGGCAATCGCTGGATTTGCAGCAGGTTTTCAGAACGACTGCGCGAGAAATTCGCAACTTTTTGGATGTCGATCGCGTTGCCATTTTCAAGTTTGAGGTGAATACACGCTATACGGATGGTCAGACGATCGCGGAAGATGTCCGTCCGGGCTACACCTCTGCACTTGCAGTCAAGGTGACAGATCACTGCTTCAGTGAAGGCTTTGCAGAGCAGTATCAAAAGGGTCGAGTTTGGGCAGTTGCCGATATTTATAATGCCAAGCTTCAGACTTGCTACATTGAGGTACTGGCGCAGTTTCAGGTTCGTGCTAATTTGATTATTCCGCTCCTGCGAGGCGAAGAACTCTGGGGGTTGTTCTGCATTCATCAGTGCAGCGGACCGAGACAGTGGCAGGACTCAGAGATTGAATTTGCCAAACAAATCGCAGCACAGCTCAACGTTGCGATTCAGCAAGGTGAATATCTGGAGCAATTGCAGCAACAGTCACAAAAGCTGGAAAAAACCGCTGAACGAGAACGCCTGGTGACAAAGATCGTTGAACGGATGCGACAATCACTGGATTTGCAGCGAACCTTTAAAACCACTGCAAGAGAAATCCGTAACTTCCTCAGTGTCGATCGCGTCGCAGTCTTTAAGTTTGATTCTGGTTCCGACTATAACCAGGGTGAAACAGTGGCGGAAGATGTCCGTCCGGGCTACAGTTCGGCGATCGGAGTCAGAATTGATGACCACTGCTTCGGAGAACGCTATGCCGAACTCTACCGCAATGGACGGATTTGGGCAGTGACAGATATTTATCAGTCAAATTTGCAGACTTGCTACATCGAAATTCTGGAGCAGTTTCAAGTTCGCGCCAATCTCATTATTCCGCTGTTTAAAGGCGAAGACCTCTGGGGGCTGTTCTGTATTCACCAGTGCAGCGATGCTCGCGAGTGGCAAGAGGCAGAAATTGAATTTGCCAAACAAATCGCAGCGCAACTCAACGTTGCCATCCAGCAGGGGGAGTTTGTCGAGCGATTGCAGCAGCAGTCACGACAATTAACAGAAGCGGCACAGCGCGAAAAATCGGCAAAGGAACTGCTACAGCAGGAAGTGATTCAACTCCTTTCGGCAGTTCGACCTGCCCTGGATGGAGATCTCACCGTTCGCGCTCCGATTACAGAAGATGAAGTCGGAACGATCGCCGCTGCTTATAACAATACGCTGGGCAGCCTCCGGCAGATTGTTGTCCAAATGCAGACTGCCTCAAATCAGGTAGCTCAAACTTCTCAATCGAGTGAATCGGCAATTGCCAGTCTCACTGCCCAAGCCCATACCCAGTTTCATGCGCTGAATCAGGCGTTGGAGCGAGTGCAGTATATGGCAAATGCAACCCAAGCCGTCGAGACGAATGCTCAGCAAGTGGAAGCAGCCGTGCAGCAGGCGAATCAAATTGTCCTGGCGGGAGATGCCGCGATGGATCGCACCGTGGAGGAAATGGAGGGCATTCGAGAAACCGTTGCAGAGACGAATCAGCGACTTCAGAGGCTAAGCGAATCCTCACAAAAGATCTCTAGAGTGGTCAGCCTGATTAGCAACTTTACAACGCAAACCCATTTGCTGGCGCTCAACGCCGCGATCGAGGCAACCAGAGCCGGGGAGTATGGGCGAGGCTTCGCAGTGGTTGCGGATGAAGTTCGATCGTTGGCACGACAGTCTGCCAGGGCTGCAACGGAGATTGAACAGCTTGTGCAAGAAATTCAGGCAGGCACCGCAGAGGTTTCAGTCGCGATCGAAACGGGAATTGAGCGAGTTGTGTCTGGAACGGATGTTGTAAACGAAGCGCGAGAAAATTTGAACGCAATCATGAACGCTACCAGCCAAATTAGCCAACTGGTTGCAGGGATTACGCAGGCAACTCAGGAACAAACTCAACAATGCCAATCTGTGACAAAAACGGTGACAGAAGTGGCAACGATCGCGAATAAAACCTCTGAGGATTCTGTCGCAATTTCTGAGTCTTTCCAGCAACTCCTGACAATGGCGCAGAACCTTCAGGCGAAGAGTGAGCAATTTAAGGTGGATTAG